A window from Eretmochelys imbricata isolate rEreImb1 chromosome 23, rEreImb1.hap1, whole genome shotgun sequence encodes these proteins:
- the SPRED3 gene encoding sprouty-related, EVH1 domain-containing protein 3 — protein sequence MLRVRAVVMTRDDSSGGWVPMGGGGLSHVMIGKVRRPEEGGQRRQFLICGERLRDQTTILECVLKKDLVYNKVNPIFHHWKVGDSKFGLTFQSPADAAAFERSVQAALEELAEGSLSSSSSSSSSQDDADGTDDAGLMHTDSESSSNSRKEMLPKHITIVTSESSSSCYIRSPASEEFAFSTAQGSTPTSQGGQVQTQPLQHLTLHDEEELESINPCKDLWVSKGYEDYRRAAVQKREADPDKVGMCVHFEKGSKERRFPAAGAGGEGRLRDPKGSPSCRIHAAPSPPKQKHAKEPGAGGGAGSEEDTVPSRCVYCRDVFNHEENGRGQCQDAPDPIGRCVYQLTCMWCAESMLYHCMSDSEGEYSDPCSCDLGHPHFCIRWMALVALSLVVPCMCCYLPLRACHWCGEHCGCCGGKHKAVR from the exons ATGCTTCGGGTGCGAGCTGTGGTGATGACCCGAGATGACTCGAGCGGGGGATGGGTGCCCATGGGCGGGGGCGGCCTGAGCCACGTCATGATCGGCAAGGTGCGGCGCCCGGAGGAGGGCGGGCAGCGGCGCCAGTTCCTGATCTGCGGGGAGCGCCTGCGGGACCAGACC ACCATCCTGGAGTGCGTGCTGAAGAAGGACCTCGTCTACAACAAGGTGAACCCCATCTTCCACCACTGGAAAGTCGGCGACAGCAAGTTCGGCCTGACCTTCCAGAGCCCCGCCGATGCCGCAGCCTTCGAGCGGAGCGTGCAGGCCGCCCTGGAGGAGCTCGCCGAAG gttctctctcctcctcctcctcctcctcctcgtctcaGGATGACGCTGATGGGACAGATGACGCAGGGTTG ATGCACACGGACAGCGAATCTTCCTCGAACAGCCGGAAGGAAATGCTCCCCAAACACATCACCATTGTGACCAGCGAGTCCTCCTCCAGCTGCTACATCCGCTCACCTGCCTCCGAGGAGTTTGCCTTCAGCACGGCCCAGGGGTCGACGCCGACCAGCCAGGGCGGGCAG GTGCAgacccagcccctgcagcacctGACCCTGCACGACGAGGAGGAGCTAGAGAGCATCAACCCATGCAAGGACCTGTGGGTGAGCAAGGGCTATGAGGACTACAGGCGGGCGGCAGTGCAGAAGCGGGAAGCCGACCCCGACAAGGTCGGCATGTGCGTGCACTTCGAGAAGGGCAGCAAGGAGCGCCGCTTCCCTGCAGCAGGGGCGGGCGGCGAGGGCCGCCTCAGAGACCCCAAGGGCTCCCCGTCCTGCCGGATCCATGCCGCCCCTTCGCCCCCCAAGCAGAAGCACGCCAAGGAGCCAGGGGCTGGCGGCGGGGCGGGCTCGGAGGAAGACACCGTGCCCTCCCGCTGCGTCTATTGCCGGGACGTCTTCAACCACGAGGAGAACGGGCGGGGCCAGTGCCAGGACGCGCCGGACCCCATCGGACGCTGCGTCTACCAGCTCACCTGCATGTGGTGTGCCGAGAGCATGCTGTACCACTGTATGTCAGACTCGGAGGGCGAGTACTCGGACCCTTGCTCCTGCGACCTGGGGCACCCGCACTTCTGCATCCGCTGGATGGCGCTGGTGGCCCTCTCCCTCGTCGTGCCCTGCATGTGCTGTTACCTGCCACTCCGCGCCTGTCACTGGTGTGGGGAGCACTGCGGCTGCTGCGGTGGGAAACACAAGGCTGTGCGGTGA
- the FAM98C gene encoding protein FAM98C isoform X2 — protein sequence MEQRPAGSLGPLSEETFVRLAEAGVRSPEFTALCAQLVAELRALCPLEEDLSPTSGPEDAETFQIELSGLLQELHCPYPALTTGDVTARLGSAHSCLQLLCFLSSELQAARLLSWKRPPSPQQGEGADAARRELRLISQALGRPEPAPTCPVPQLLEDIKSKEALEGIRRALCAEYECRKRMMITRFNVTLQSFHWSERAKARGAALLAALSPLRQAESVASGVTLARLLAAREDASRIVSASSGLCRHRTSCAINKVLMGGVPDRGGRPNEIEPPMPTWEKRREGGGGQPRWGRRSKKKK from the exons ATGGAGCAGCGGCCGGCTGG GTCCCTGGGGCCGCTCTCCGAGGAAACCTTTGTCCGCCTGGCCGAGGCCGGGGTGCGGAGCCCCGAGTTCACCGCGCTTTGCGCCCAGCTGGTGGCGGAGCTCcgagccctctgccccctggagGAGGACCTCAGTCCCACCAGCG GCCCTGAAGATGCCGAGACTTTCCAGattgagctgagcgggctgctgCAAGAGCTGCATTGTCCCTACCCCGCGCTCACCACGGGGGACGTGACCGCCCGGCTGGGCAGCGCCCACAGCTGCCTCCAGCTGCTGT GCTTCCTGAGCTCAGAGCTGCAGGCCGCCCGGCTCCTGAGCTGGAAACGCCCCCCTTCgccgcagcagggagagggggccgACGCTGCCCGGCGGGAGCTGCGGCTCATCAGCCAGGCGCTGGGCAGGCCGGAGCCGGCCCCGACCTGCCCcgttccccagctcctggaggacaTAAAATCCAAG GAGGCGCTGGAGGGGATCCGGCGAGCCCTGTGCGCCGAGTACGAATGCCGCAAGCGCATGATGATCACGCGCTTCAACGTCACCCTGCAGTCCTTCCACTGGTCCGAGAGGGCGAAG GCCCGCGGCGCCGCCCTGCTGGCTGCCCTCTCCCCGCTGCGGCAGGCTGAGTCGGTCGCCTCCGGCGTCACCCTGGCCCGGCTGCTGGCCGCCCGCGAGGACGCCTCGCGCATTGTCAGTGCCAGCAGCGGGCTCTGCCGCCACCGGACCAGCTGCGCCATCAACAAG GTGCTGATGGGCGGCGTCCCGGACCGAGGGGGCCGCCCCAATGAGATCGAGCCCCCCATGCCCACCTGGGAGAAGAGGCGCGAAGGGGGGGGAGGCCAGCCGCGCTGGGGCCGCCGGagcaagaagaagaaatga
- the FAM98C gene encoding protein FAM98C isoform X1: protein MEQRPAGSLGPLSEETFVRLAEAGVRSPEFTALCAQLVAELRALCPLEEDLSPTSGPEDAETFQIELSGLLQELHCPYPALTTGDVTARLGSAHSCLQLLCFLSSELQAARLLSWKRPPSPQQGEGADAARRELRLISQALGRPEPAPTCPVPQLLEDIKSKAAEALSALPPGHQEMAPLLRASLTAQQWEALEGIRRALCAEYECRKRMMITRFNVTLQSFHWSERAKARGAALLAALSPLRQAESVASGVTLARLLAAREDASRIVSASSGLCRHRTSCAINKVLMGGVPDRGGRPNEIEPPMPTWEKRREGGGGQPRWGRRSKKKK, encoded by the exons ATGGAGCAGCGGCCGGCTGG GTCCCTGGGGCCGCTCTCCGAGGAAACCTTTGTCCGCCTGGCCGAGGCCGGGGTGCGGAGCCCCGAGTTCACCGCGCTTTGCGCCCAGCTGGTGGCGGAGCTCcgagccctctgccccctggagGAGGACCTCAGTCCCACCAGCG GCCCTGAAGATGCCGAGACTTTCCAGattgagctgagcgggctgctgCAAGAGCTGCATTGTCCCTACCCCGCGCTCACCACGGGGGACGTGACCGCCCGGCTGGGCAGCGCCCACAGCTGCCTCCAGCTGCTGT GCTTCCTGAGCTCAGAGCTGCAGGCCGCCCGGCTCCTGAGCTGGAAACGCCCCCCTTCgccgcagcagggagagggggccgACGCTGCCCGGCGGGAGCTGCGGCTCATCAGCCAGGCGCTGGGCAGGCCGGAGCCGGCCCCGACCTGCCCcgttccccagctcctggaggacaTAAAATCCAAG GCAGCGGAGGCCCTGTCCGCGCTGCCCCCCGGCCACCAGGAGATGGCGCCGCTGCTGAGGGCGTCGCTGACAGCTCAGCAGTGG GAGGCGCTGGAGGGGATCCGGCGAGCCCTGTGCGCCGAGTACGAATGCCGCAAGCGCATGATGATCACGCGCTTCAACGTCACCCTGCAGTCCTTCCACTGGTCCGAGAGGGCGAAG GCCCGCGGCGCCGCCCTGCTGGCTGCCCTCTCCCCGCTGCGGCAGGCTGAGTCGGTCGCCTCCGGCGTCACCCTGGCCCGGCTGCTGGCCGCCCGCGAGGACGCCTCGCGCATTGTCAGTGCCAGCAGCGGGCTCTGCCGCCACCGGACCAGCTGCGCCATCAACAAG GTGCTGATGGGCGGCGTCCCGGACCGAGGGGGCCGCCCCAATGAGATCGAGCCCCCCATGCCCACCTGGGAGAAGAGGCGCGAAGGGGGGGGAGGCCAGCCGCGCTGGGGCCGCCGGagcaagaagaagaaatga
- the RASGRP4 gene encoding RAS guanyl-releasing protein 4 isoform X2 — MNRKESKRKSRAECPCPTSPGSGSGKIRQRQNRRRMTCPTPREINTVMASLALGELTKTCSLEQLIEKCLNSFAPDGTLCRSDYTVNMTLTVHSWVVPSADLARHLLALYREASGEDQMERRQRICNFVRYWITHHPEAFRLEPQLEEAMGELWQAVQAEGHGHCQPADTTHIWTRKVSYQSSPGCNKKRKVSLLFDHLDAAELAEHLSYLEFKAFCRISCLDYRSYVLQGSVQENLALERSVALCNSISQWVQVMILNRPTPQQRAEVFTKFIRVTQKLRQLQNFNTLMAVLGGLCHSAISRLKDTHAQLPQEVTKVLAEMTELLSSCCNYSAYRRAYGECAGFKIPIVGVHLKDLVSLHEALPDRVGGQLNLSKLQGLYQQALELRALQQAAPPFKANKDLVHLLTLSLDLYYTDDEIYQLSYAREPRCPKSLLATPFKPPVVVEWAPGVAPKPDRLTISKHVQQMVESVFKNYDQDQRGCISQEDFEKIVASFPFSFYGLGKDREGPYSRQELTDYFMRACAVFSKLGLGFLHDFQEATFKKPTFCHSCNGFLWGVSKQGYRCRDCGMICHKQCKDLVELECKKRFHARAPEGGTPRAATQHPSSGSEEEAFPFPPVGEPAEERAVVLAGVPAGRRRTRDAWTQTDDASPTAEGSEPHGGVGGCSRDQKLLEHLQELEKERNRLLLENIGLHCRNAQLEVENGRLLTGEAEGRLGKAEEGGHGQASLTLLLEGMDSLHLRHDSKA; from the exons GAAGTCGCGGGCGGAATGTCCCTGCCCCACCAgccccggctccggctccggcaaGATCCGCCAGCGGCAGAACCGGCGTCGAAtgacctgccccacccccagggagaTCAACACGGTTATGGCCAGCCTGGCACTGGGGGAGCTCACCAAGACCTgcagcctggagcagctcatcGAGAAATGTCTCAACTCCTTCG CCCCGGACGGAACCCTGTGCCGTAGCGACTACACGGTGAACATGACCCTGACCGTCCACAGCTGGGTGGTGCCCTCGGCTGACCTCGCCCGCCACCTCCTGGCGCT CTACCGGGAGGCGTCTGGGGAGGATCAGATGGAAAGACGCCAACGGATCTGCAACTTCGTCAG gTACTGGATCACGCATCACCCCGAGGCCTTTCGCCTGGAGCCCCAGCTGGAGGAGGCCATGGGCGAGCTCTGGCAAGCCGTGCAGGCCGAGGGTCACGGGCACTGCCAGCCAGCGGACACGACCCACAT ctggacCCGCAAGGTCAGCTACCAGAGCAGCCCCGGCTGCAACAAGAAGCGGAAAGTGTCTCTGCTCTTCGACCACCTGGACGCGGCGGAGCTGGCCGAGCACCTCAGCTACCTGGAGTTCAAAGCTTTCTGCCGCATCTCG TGCCTGGATTACAGGAGCTACGTGCTGCAGGGCTCCGTGCAGGAAAACCTGGCCCTGGAACGCTCCGTGGCCCTTTGCAACAGCATCTCCCAGTGGGTGCAGGTCATGATCCTCAACCGGCCCACGCCCCAGCAGCGAGCCGAGGTCTTCACCAAGTTCATCCGCGTCACGCAG aagCTGCGCCAGCTGCAGAATTTCAACACGCTGATGGCGGTGCTGGGCGGGCTTTGCCACAGCGCCATCTCCCGCCTCAAGGACACCCACGCCCAGCTGCCGCAGGAGGTCACCAAG gtgCTGGCGGAGATGACCGAGCTGCTGTCCTCCTGCTGCAACTACAGTGCCTACCGGCGGGCCTACGGCGAGTGCGCCGGGTTCAAGATCCCCATCGTGGGGGTGCACCTCAAGGACCTGGTGTCCCTGCACGAGGCGCTGCCCGACCGCGTGGGGGGCCAGCTGAACCTCAGCAAGCTGCAGGGCCTCTACCAGCAGGCGTTGGAGCTGCGGGCTCTGCAACAGGCCGCGCCGCCCTTCAAGGCCAACAAGGACCTGGTGCACCTGCTCACG CTCTCCCTTGACCTGTACTATACGGACGATGAAATCTACCAGCTCTCCTATGCCCGGGAACCCCGCTGCCCCAAGTCCCTG CTGGCCACACCCTTCAAACCCCCCGTGGTGGTGGAGTGGGCGCCGGGCGTGGCCCCGAAGCCGGACCGGCTCACCATCAGCAAACACGTTCAGCAGATGGTGGAG tctgTATTTAAGAATTACGACCAGGACCAGCGCGGCTGCATCTCCCAAGAGGACTTTGAAAAGATTGTGGCcagtttccccttctccttcTACGGCCTGGGGAAAGACCG CGAGGGACCCTACAGCCGCCAGGAGCTCACCGACTACTTCATGCGGGCCTGCGCCGTCTTCTCCAAGCTGGGCCTCGGCTTCCTGCACGACTTCCAGGAGGCCACCTTCAAGAAACCCACCTTCTGCCATAGCTGCAACGGCTTC CTCTGGGGTGTCTCCAAGCAGGGGTACAGATGTCGGG actgtGGCATGATCTGCCACAAGCAGTGCAAGGACCTGGTGGAGCTGGAGTGCAAGAAGAGGTTCCACGCCAGAGCCCCAGAGGGGGGCACGCCCCGTGCCGCCACACAGCACCCCAGCTCAG GCTCGGAGGAAGAGGCCTTCCCCTTTCCCCCGGTGGGCGAGCCGGCAGAGGAGCGGGCCGTGGTGCTGGCAGGGGTGCCAGCTGGCCGGCGGCGGACTCGGGACGCCTGGACGCAGACGGACGACGCCAGCCCCACAGCGGAGGGCTCCGAGCCCCACGGCGGGGTGGGCGGCTGCAGCAGGGACCAGAAGCTCCTGGAGCACctgcaggagctggagaag gaGCGGAACCGGCTGCTGCTGGAGAACATCGGGCTGCACTGCCGCAACGCCCAGCTGGAGGTGGAGAACGGGCGGCTGCTGACGGGCGAGGCCGAGGGGCGCCTGGGCAAGGCGGAGGAGGGGGGCCACGGCCAGGCTTCGCTCACCCTGCTCCTGGAAGGGATGGACTCCCTGCACCTGCGGCATGACTCCAAGGCCTGA
- the RASGRP4 gene encoding RAS guanyl-releasing protein 4 isoform X1, translating to MNRKESKRKSRAECPCPTSPGSGSGKIRQRQNRRRMTCPTPREINTVMASLALGELTKTCSLEQLIEKCLNSFAPDGTLCRSDYTVNMTLTVHSWVVPSADLARHLLALYREASGEDQMERRQRICNFVRYWITHHPEAFRLEPQLEEAMGELWQAVQAEGHGHCQPADTTHIWTRKVSYQSSPGCNKKRKVSLLFDHLDAAELAEHLSYLEFKAFCRISCLDYRSYVLQGSVQENLALERSVALCNSISQWVQVMILNRPTPQQRAEVFTKFIRVTQKLRQLQNFNTLMAVLGGLCHSAISRLKDTHAQLPQEVTKVLAEMTELLSSCCNYSAYRRAYGECAGFKIPIVGVHLKDLVSLHEALPDRVGGQLNLSKLQGLYQQALELRALQQAAPPFKANKDLVHLLTVSPLPGVPERGRGGERGQGQLSLDLYYTDDEIYQLSYAREPRCPKSLLATPFKPPVVVEWAPGVAPKPDRLTISKHVQQMVESVFKNYDQDQRGCISQEDFEKIVASFPFSFYGLGKDREGPYSRQELTDYFMRACAVFSKLGLGFLHDFQEATFKKPTFCHSCNGFLWGVSKQGYRCRDCGMICHKQCKDLVELECKKRFHARAPEGGTPRAATQHPSSGSEEEAFPFPPVGEPAEERAVVLAGVPAGRRRTRDAWTQTDDASPTAEGSEPHGGVGGCSRDQKLLEHLQELEKERNRLLLENIGLHCRNAQLEVENGRLLTGEAEGRLGKAEEGGHGQASLTLLLEGMDSLHLRHDSKA from the exons GAAGTCGCGGGCGGAATGTCCCTGCCCCACCAgccccggctccggctccggcaaGATCCGCCAGCGGCAGAACCGGCGTCGAAtgacctgccccacccccagggagaTCAACACGGTTATGGCCAGCCTGGCACTGGGGGAGCTCACCAAGACCTgcagcctggagcagctcatcGAGAAATGTCTCAACTCCTTCG CCCCGGACGGAACCCTGTGCCGTAGCGACTACACGGTGAACATGACCCTGACCGTCCACAGCTGGGTGGTGCCCTCGGCTGACCTCGCCCGCCACCTCCTGGCGCT CTACCGGGAGGCGTCTGGGGAGGATCAGATGGAAAGACGCCAACGGATCTGCAACTTCGTCAG gTACTGGATCACGCATCACCCCGAGGCCTTTCGCCTGGAGCCCCAGCTGGAGGAGGCCATGGGCGAGCTCTGGCAAGCCGTGCAGGCCGAGGGTCACGGGCACTGCCAGCCAGCGGACACGACCCACAT ctggacCCGCAAGGTCAGCTACCAGAGCAGCCCCGGCTGCAACAAGAAGCGGAAAGTGTCTCTGCTCTTCGACCACCTGGACGCGGCGGAGCTGGCCGAGCACCTCAGCTACCTGGAGTTCAAAGCTTTCTGCCGCATCTCG TGCCTGGATTACAGGAGCTACGTGCTGCAGGGCTCCGTGCAGGAAAACCTGGCCCTGGAACGCTCCGTGGCCCTTTGCAACAGCATCTCCCAGTGGGTGCAGGTCATGATCCTCAACCGGCCCACGCCCCAGCAGCGAGCCGAGGTCTTCACCAAGTTCATCCGCGTCACGCAG aagCTGCGCCAGCTGCAGAATTTCAACACGCTGATGGCGGTGCTGGGCGGGCTTTGCCACAGCGCCATCTCCCGCCTCAAGGACACCCACGCCCAGCTGCCGCAGGAGGTCACCAAG gtgCTGGCGGAGATGACCGAGCTGCTGTCCTCCTGCTGCAACTACAGTGCCTACCGGCGGGCCTACGGCGAGTGCGCCGGGTTCAAGATCCCCATCGTGGGGGTGCACCTCAAGGACCTGGTGTCCCTGCACGAGGCGCTGCCCGACCGCGTGGGGGGCCAGCTGAACCTCAGCAAGCTGCAGGGCCTCTACCAGCAGGCGTTGGAGCTGCGGGCTCTGCAACAGGCCGCGCCGCCCTTCAAGGCCAACAAGGACCTGGTGCACCTGCTCACGGTGAGCCCCCTGCCAGGCGTGCCAGAGCGCGGGCGTGGGGGTGAACGAGGACAGGGCCAA CTCTCCCTTGACCTGTACTATACGGACGATGAAATCTACCAGCTCTCCTATGCCCGGGAACCCCGCTGCCCCAAGTCCCTG CTGGCCACACCCTTCAAACCCCCCGTGGTGGTGGAGTGGGCGCCGGGCGTGGCCCCGAAGCCGGACCGGCTCACCATCAGCAAACACGTTCAGCAGATGGTGGAG tctgTATTTAAGAATTACGACCAGGACCAGCGCGGCTGCATCTCCCAAGAGGACTTTGAAAAGATTGTGGCcagtttccccttctccttcTACGGCCTGGGGAAAGACCG CGAGGGACCCTACAGCCGCCAGGAGCTCACCGACTACTTCATGCGGGCCTGCGCCGTCTTCTCCAAGCTGGGCCTCGGCTTCCTGCACGACTTCCAGGAGGCCACCTTCAAGAAACCCACCTTCTGCCATAGCTGCAACGGCTTC CTCTGGGGTGTCTCCAAGCAGGGGTACAGATGTCGGG actgtGGCATGATCTGCCACAAGCAGTGCAAGGACCTGGTGGAGCTGGAGTGCAAGAAGAGGTTCCACGCCAGAGCCCCAGAGGGGGGCACGCCCCGTGCCGCCACACAGCACCCCAGCTCAG GCTCGGAGGAAGAGGCCTTCCCCTTTCCCCCGGTGGGCGAGCCGGCAGAGGAGCGGGCCGTGGTGCTGGCAGGGGTGCCAGCTGGCCGGCGGCGGACTCGGGACGCCTGGACGCAGACGGACGACGCCAGCCCCACAGCGGAGGGCTCCGAGCCCCACGGCGGGGTGGGCGGCTGCAGCAGGGACCAGAAGCTCCTGGAGCACctgcaggagctggagaag gaGCGGAACCGGCTGCTGCTGGAGAACATCGGGCTGCACTGCCGCAACGCCCAGCTGGAGGTGGAGAACGGGCGGCTGCTGACGGGCGAGGCCGAGGGGCGCCTGGGCAAGGCGGAGGAGGGGGGCCACGGCCAGGCTTCGCTCACCCTGCTCCTGGAAGGGATGGACTCCCTGCACCTGCGGCATGACTCCAAGGCCTGA